One Faecalispora anaeroviscerum genomic window carries:
- the cmk gene encoding (d)CMP kinase: MISIAIDGPAGAGKSTIARRVAQELGYLYVDTGALYRAIALHMLRAGKNPAVPEEVIPQLGEVQVSLQYAEGEQQVFLSAENVSDWIRTPDVAAASSKVSAIPKVREFLLSLQRNLAEQNNVVMDGRDIGTVVLPYAQVKIFLTASLEERARRRWKELLQKGSIDFDTVLSDVKKRDEQDTTREIAPLMQAADAVLVDTTGITLEQSVERMLTVIRERLPRGGVPKGKEVVS, encoded by the coding sequence ATGATCTCAATTGCCATCGACGGCCCGGCCGGTGCGGGGAAAAGCACCATTGCGCGCCGTGTCGCGCAGGAGCTAGGGTATTTATATGTAGATACAGGGGCGCTATACCGCGCCATTGCCCTTCATATGCTGCGCGCGGGGAAAAATCCGGCGGTGCCGGAGGAAGTCATCCCGCAGCTCGGCGAAGTTCAGGTTTCGCTGCAATATGCCGAGGGAGAGCAGCAGGTATTTCTGAGCGCTGAAAATGTGTCGGATTGGATCCGTACGCCGGACGTGGCAGCCGCTTCCTCCAAGGTTTCGGCAATTCCGAAGGTTCGCGAGTTTTTGCTGTCTTTGCAGCGGAATCTTGCGGAGCAGAACAATGTCGTCATGGATGGCCGAGATATCGGAACCGTGGTGCTGCCGTATGCGCAGGTGAAAATTTTTCTCACCGCTTCGCTGGAGGAGCGCGCCCGGCGGCGTTGGAAGGAACTGCTGCAAAAGGGGAGTATCGATTTCGATACGGTTCTTTCAGATGTGAAGAAGCGGGATGAACAGGATACGACCCGTGAAATTGCCCCCTTGATGCAGGCCGCGGACGCTGTTCTGGTCGATACCACCGGGATTACGCTGGAGCAGTCGGTGGAACGTATGCTGACTGTGATTCGGGAGCGCTTGCCGCGCGGCGGAGTACCAAAAGGAAAGGAAGTTGTTTCATGA
- a CDS encoding bifunctional 4-hydroxy-3-methylbut-2-enyl diphosphate reductase/30S ribosomal protein S1, which yields MTIHVAKSAGFCFGVDRAVQLVFRLLDEGKQVYTLGPIIHNPQIVQELEERGVRIVDTPAEVPPGGTLVIRSHGVARSVQEDISRRELACADATCPFVRKIHQIVSRACEAGQTVLIAGDAAHPEIEGVIGYCTAPPYVFRNAAELMELLEKHPEFSNEKVCVIAQTTFSLEEWGNCLQILKKVCTNADVFATICNATVQRQSEASDLAQKSDLMLVIGGRHSSNTAKLRDVCAQSCTTYLIEKAEEIPSQAVKKAVSIGITAGASTPASIIKEVLDTMTEIIEGAGLTEQESAESNFEEMLEESLKSLNTDEKVRGVVVGIAPNEIYVDVGRKQAGFVPLSELSADPNAKTEDLVKIGDELDLLIMRTNDQEGTIMLSKKRLDAVKGWETISEAEEKETVLTGIVTEVIKGGVIAVTNGVRVFIPASQATSSRNDPLDALLKKEVKFRIIEVNRQRRRAVGSIRSVLKDARKEQADKFWETAEEGKEYTGVVKSLTAYGAFVDLGGIDGMVHISELSWNRIKHPSEVVNVGDTIQVYIKGLDKEKGKISLGYKKEEDNPWEILKNEYPIGTNAEVQVVGLTTFGAFARIIPGIDGLIHISQIADHRIEKPQDALKNGDKVMAKITDVDFDKHRVSLSIRAYLEEQVAEAGEEASVVEDKPADEE from the coding sequence ATGACAATCCATGTTGCAAAGTCAGCTGGTTTCTGCTTTGGTGTAGATCGTGCGGTTCAGCTGGTGTTCCGCCTCCTCGATGAAGGAAAGCAGGTTTACACCCTCGGCCCGATTATCCATAATCCCCAGATTGTGCAGGAGCTGGAGGAGCGCGGTGTCCGCATTGTCGATACACCGGCAGAGGTTCCGCCCGGTGGCACGCTGGTAATCCGTTCTCATGGGGTTGCACGTTCGGTGCAGGAAGATATTTCGCGCCGGGAGCTTGCGTGCGCGGACGCGACCTGCCCTTTTGTACGCAAGATTCACCAGATTGTTTCCCGCGCGTGCGAGGCGGGGCAGACCGTGCTCATCGCCGGGGATGCCGCGCACCCCGAAATAGAGGGGGTAATCGGCTATTGCACAGCGCCGCCTTATGTGTTTCGAAATGCTGCGGAGCTTATGGAATTGCTGGAAAAACACCCTGAATTTTCCAATGAGAAAGTCTGCGTCATTGCCCAGACAACGTTTAGCCTGGAGGAATGGGGAAATTGTTTGCAAATCCTAAAAAAGGTATGTACAAATGCGGACGTTTTTGCTACAATATGTAATGCAACTGTTCAAAGGCAGTCCGAAGCATCAGATCTTGCTCAAAAATCAGATTTGATGCTGGTAATCGGAGGGCGACACAGCTCCAATACGGCCAAGCTGAGGGATGTCTGTGCGCAGAGTTGCACTACTTACTTGATTGAAAAGGCGGAGGAAATCCCTTCGCAGGCCGTGAAAAAGGCCGTTTCTATCGGTATTACTGCGGGTGCCTCTACACCCGCAAGCATAATAAAGGAGGTACTTGATACCATGACAGAAATTATTGAAGGCGCGGGTCTCACGGAGCAGGAGTCTGCTGAATCTAACTTTGAGGAGATGCTCGAAGAATCTTTGAAAAGTTTAAATACAGATGAGAAGGTACGTGGCGTTGTTGTCGGTATTGCTCCCAATGAGATCTACGTGGACGTTGGACGCAAGCAGGCTGGCTTTGTGCCGTTGTCTGAGCTTTCTGCAGATCCAAACGCAAAGACGGAGGATCTGGTGAAGATCGGCGACGAGCTCGATCTGCTGATCATGCGCACCAACGACCAGGAAGGCACCATCATGCTTTCCAAAAAGCGCCTGGATGCTGTGAAGGGCTGGGAGACCATTTCTGAGGCAGAAGAAAAAGAAACGGTTCTCACCGGTATTGTCACAGAGGTTATCAAGGGCGGTGTAATTGCTGTAACCAATGGCGTGCGTGTATTTATCCCTGCGTCTCAGGCTACTTCCTCCCGGAATGATCCGCTGGATGCTCTGCTGAAGAAGGAAGTCAAATTCCGCATTATCGAAGTCAACCGTCAGCGCCGCCGCGCGGTAGGCTCCATCCGTTCCGTTCTGAAGGATGCGAGAAAAGAGCAGGCTGACAAGTTCTGGGAAACAGCCGAGGAAGGCAAGGAGTACACCGGTGTGGTAAAATCCTTGACCGCTTATGGCGCGTTTGTTGATCTGGGCGGCATCGACGGTATGGTTCATATTTCCGAGCTGTCCTGGAACCGCATCAAGCATCCGTCTGAGGTTGTGAATGTGGGCGATACCATTCAGGTATACATCAAGGGCCTCGATAAAGAAAAGGGCAAAATTTCTCTGGGCTACAAGAAGGAAGAGGACAATCCGTGGGAAATCCTCAAGAACGAGTATCCCATCGGTACCAATGCTGAGGTACAGGTTGTTGGCCTGACCACCTTCGGCGCCTTCGCCAGAATTATTCCCGGCATTGACGGTCTGATCCATATTTCTCAGATTGCCGATCACAGAATAGAAAAGCCGCAGGATGCGCTGAAAAACGGCGACAAGGTAATGGCAAAGATTACCGACGTCGATTTTGATAAGCATCGTGTCAGCTTGTCGATCCGTGCCTATTTGGAGGAGCAGGTTGCTGAAGCAGGCGAAGAGGCTTCCGTGGTAGAAGACAAACCGGCTGACGAGGAATAA
- the yunB gene encoding sporulation protein YunB gives MMKRWHKYRPANAPYRGERKSNGSASHKILVFFLGVLAAGVFLDVQLVPAVESLTVNAARQSAVTAINESVLEELNADKITYDDLISLQRDSDGKVQTITTNMVKTNQIKAKITDTVQKNLHMGNINTSVPLGTLLGSRLLHGRGPNVPLVVTLKGNVESDFKTSFESAGINQTRHQIYLELHTEIYSFIPGLHTATDVTTSVLVAETVIVGEVPQMYLGG, from the coding sequence ATGATGAAGCGCTGGCACAAATATCGCCCCGCAAACGCACCGTACCGTGGGGAGAGAAAATCGAACGGCTCCGCTAGCCACAAAATTCTTGTATTCTTTCTGGGGGTTTTGGCCGCAGGTGTTTTTTTGGATGTTCAGCTGGTGCCCGCAGTGGAATCCCTCACGGTGAACGCCGCCCGGCAAAGTGCGGTAACGGCGATCAACGAAAGTGTATTGGAAGAGCTGAATGCGGATAAAATAACCTATGATGATCTGATTTCTCTTCAGAGAGATTCTGATGGGAAGGTGCAGACGATCACCACTAATATGGTGAAAACAAACCAGATAAAAGCTAAAATTACCGATACAGTTCAAAAAAATCTGCATATGGGCAATATTAACACGAGTGTTCCGCTGGGTACCCTTTTGGGGAGCCGCCTGCTACATGGGCGCGGCCCGAATGTTCCTCTGGTTGTCACGCTCAAGGGAAATGTGGAATCCGACTTTAAAACCAGCTTTGAATCAGCGGGCATTAATCAGACCCGGCACCAGATTTACCTTGAACTACATACCGAAATTTATTCCTTTATTCCGGGACTTCATACCGCAACGGATGTGACAACCAGCGTGTTGGTTGCAGAAACCGTTATTGTTGGGGAGGTACCGCAGATGTATTTGGGAGGATAA
- a CDS encoding BaiN/RdsA family NAD(P)/FAD-dependent oxidoreductase, which produces MTQTKHKTDLIVVGGGAAGMMAAGTAAELGLNVLLVEKNARLGRKLGITGKGRCNLTNNCSLQDVIASVPTNPRFLYGAVSRFSPQDVMAFFEGLGVPLKTERGQRVFPQSDHAGDIIEALTRFLQDNHVGIQHGEARKLLIEADGIHGVLLRDGTELYAPRVIVACGGASYPGTGSTGDGYLLARQAGHSIMPLRPSLVPLVEQGGDCAQMQGLALKNSAIRVYEREKLIYEDFGELLFTHFGLSGPVVLSASSHMRHMAPGVYRIEIDLKPALSPERLDARLQRDLEENSNKDFINSLGALLPRKMIPVLVERSGIPPETKCNAITREQRLAFAALLKGFSVKIQAFRPIEEAIVTSGGVNVKEVNPKTMESKLVHGLYFAGEVLDVDAYTGGFNLQIAFATGRLAAQAAKEEQG; this is translated from the coding sequence TTGACGCAAACAAAACATAAGACGGATCTGATTGTTGTTGGGGGCGGCGCAGCCGGAATGATGGCGGCAGGTACTGCCGCCGAGCTTGGGCTGAACGTGCTTCTGGTAGAAAAAAACGCGCGTCTTGGCCGGAAGCTTGGCATTACCGGGAAAGGCCGGTGCAACCTGACAAACAACTGTTCTTTGCAGGATGTGATCGCTTCAGTTCCAACCAACCCGCGCTTTTTATACGGCGCGGTTTCTCGTTTTTCTCCGCAGGATGTCATGGCTTTTTTTGAAGGCCTTGGCGTGCCGCTGAAAACAGAGCGCGGCCAGCGGGTGTTCCCGCAGTCAGACCATGCGGGCGATATTATTGAGGCTCTGACGCGTTTTCTGCAGGACAATCATGTCGGAATTCAGCACGGGGAGGCCCGAAAACTGTTGATCGAAGCGGACGGCATTCATGGCGTTCTTCTGCGCGACGGCACGGAGCTGTATGCTCCAAGAGTGATTGTTGCCTGCGGCGGAGCGTCCTACCCCGGCACGGGTTCTACCGGTGACGGGTACTTGTTGGCGCGTCAGGCCGGGCACAGCATTATGCCGCTTCGTCCCTCACTCGTGCCGCTGGTCGAGCAGGGGGGAGATTGCGCGCAGATGCAGGGCTTGGCTCTGAAAAATTCTGCCATTCGGGTCTATGAGCGAGAAAAGTTGATTTACGAGGATTTCGGTGAGCTGTTGTTCACGCACTTCGGGCTGTCCGGTCCTGTGGTGCTGAGCGCCAGCAGCCATATGCGCCATATGGCGCCCGGGGTCTACCGGATTGAGATCGATTTAAAGCCGGCGCTGTCGCCCGAGCGCTTGGACGCAAGGCTGCAGCGTGACCTGGAAGAGAACAGCAATAAGGATTTTATCAATTCGCTGGGGGCGCTGCTGCCCCGGAAAATGATCCCCGTTCTGGTGGAACGGTCGGGAATTCCTCCCGAAACAAAATGCAATGCCATCACCCGCGAACAGCGCCTGGCTTTTGCCGCGCTGCTCAAGGGCTTTTCTGTAAAAATACAGGCCTTTCGGCCGATTGAAGAGGCTATTGTCACTTCCGGCGGAGTGAATGTCAAGGAAGTCAACCCCAAAACCATGGAATCCAAGCTGGTTCATGGGCTGTATTTTGCGGGAGAGGTTCTGGATGTGGACGCGTACACCGGGGGATTTAATTTGCAGATTGCCTTTGCCACGGGGCGGCTGGCGGCTCAGGCCGCAAAGGAGGAACAAGGATGA
- a CDS encoding lysophospholipid acyltransferase family protein, giving the protein MKRSALYVFCKSAALVFFRLFMPYRIVNAENMPKSGRVILCCNHLTFKDPILLTGVAGKRQVNFMAKMELFKNPLLGSLFRRVGAFAVHRGKGDSSAINRAQELLQEEQVVGIFIEGTRSKDGAFLQPKSGAVMLAFQNSAPILPVCITGRKGIFPKLLHRVDVVCGPLITPEQLQIEKGSGSEYRQASRMVMGKIMELRDPALVPKALKGEDPQ; this is encoded by the coding sequence ATGAAGCGATCAGCGCTTTATGTGTTCTGCAAATCTGCAGCACTTGTTTTTTTCCGGCTGTTCATGCCATACAGGATTGTGAATGCAGAAAATATGCCGAAGTCCGGGAGGGTGATTCTTTGCTGCAATCACCTCACCTTTAAGGACCCGATTCTTTTGACAGGAGTCGCGGGAAAACGGCAGGTCAATTTTATGGCGAAGATGGAGCTGTTCAAAAATCCCCTGCTCGGCAGCTTGTTTCGAAGAGTGGGCGCTTTTGCGGTTCACCGCGGCAAGGGTGATTCCTCCGCGATCAACCGTGCGCAGGAGCTGCTGCAGGAGGAACAGGTGGTCGGCATTTTTATTGAGGGTACCCGGTCAAAGGACGGCGCATTTTTGCAGCCAAAATCCGGAGCTGTTATGCTGGCGTTTCAGAACAGCGCGCCGATTTTGCCGGTGTGCATTACCGGCAGAAAAGGGATTTTCCCGAAGCTGCTGCATCGGGTGGATGTCGTCTGCGGCCCCCTCATTACGCCGGAACAGTTGCAGATTGAAAAGGGCTCCGGTTCTGAATATCGCCAGGCAAGCCGCATGGTAATGGGCAAAATAATGGAGCTGCGAGACCCTGCTTTGGTGCCGAAGGCGCTGAAGGGGGAGGACCCCCAATGA
- a CDS encoding MurR/RpiR family transcriptional regulator, with the protein MNSQLTARILNNMPEFSKGQKLIAKYILEHYDKVAYMTASRLGATVGVSESTVVRFATEIGYSGYPELQQAMQEMIRSRLTSVQRIEVTVNNMGNADVLSSVMNQDIDMIRRTLEETSREDFYAAVDAIANSRKIYILGAGSSLALATFLSYYFGLILENVQLVNITSEAEIFEKMIRVNESDSVIGISFPRYSKRAVKAMHFASDRGAKVIAITDSPLSPLAEPADCLLLARSNMASFVDAIVAPLSLINALIVMVTMKKKEEVTEILHSLENIWDEYGVYEKVDEKNVDANKT; encoded by the coding sequence ATGAACAGTCAACTCACAGCCAGAATTCTCAACAATATGCCCGAATTTTCCAAGGGTCAGAAGTTGATCGCAAAATATATTTTGGAGCATTACGACAAAGTAGCCTATATGACGGCATCACGGCTTGGTGCGACGGTAGGGGTCAGTGAATCTACGGTCGTGCGCTTTGCAACGGAAATCGGCTACAGCGGATACCCTGAGTTACAGCAGGCCATGCAGGAGATGATCCGCAGTCGGCTTACCTCGGTGCAGCGGATTGAGGTAACAGTCAATAATATGGGGAATGCGGACGTCCTTTCGTCCGTTATGAATCAGGATATTGACATGATTCGCAGAACACTGGAAGAAACCTCCCGCGAGGATTTTTACGCCGCGGTGGATGCGATCGCAAATTCCCGAAAAATCTACATTTTGGGGGCCGGAAGTTCTTTGGCGCTTGCGACCTTTTTGTCCTATTATTTTGGCTTGATTTTAGAAAATGTGCAGTTGGTCAACATCACCAGTGAAGCGGAAATTTTCGAAAAAATGATTCGAGTCAATGAATCGGATTCGGTGATCGGCATCAGCTTTCCTCGGTATTCCAAGCGTGCGGTCAAAGCAATGCATTTTGCGTCGGATCGCGGTGCCAAGGTAATTGCCATTACAGACAGTCCCCTCTCTCCGCTCGCGGAGCCTGCGGATTGCCTGCTGCTGGCCCGCAGCAACATGGCGTCCTTTGTGGATGCGATTGTAGCGCCGCTCAGCCTGATCAACGCCCTGATCGTGATGGTCACGATGAAGAAAAAAGAAGAAGTAACCGAGATTCTGCACAGCCTGGAGAATATCTGGGATGAATACGGCGTATACGAAAAGGTGGATGAAAAAAACGTTGACGCAAACAAAACATAA
- a CDS encoding zinc-ribbon domain containing protein, whose amino-acid sequence MYEDKILICKDCGAEFEFTAGEQEFYAEKGFTNEPQRCKACRSNRKNSRGDSSSERAPREMYTAVCASCGATCKVPFQPRDERPVYCSDCFANRR is encoded by the coding sequence ATGTACGAAGACAAAATTTTGATTTGCAAAGACTGCGGCGCAGAATTCGAATTCACCGCCGGCGAGCAGGAGTTTTACGCGGAAAAAGGATTCACCAATGAGCCCCAGCGCTGCAAAGCCTGCCGTTCGAACCGCAAAAATTCCAGAGGGGATTCTTCTTCCGAGAGAGCCCCCAGAGAGATGTATACGGCTGTATGTGCATCTTGCGGCGCAACCTGCAAGGTTCCGTTCCAGCCCCGCGACGAGCGTCCTGTATACTGCAGCGATTGCTTTGCCAACAGAAGATAA
- a CDS encoding J domain-containing protein, with amino-acid sequence MSDPYKILGVSPAATDEQVKAAYRELAKKYHPDNYAGSPIADLAGEKMKEINEAYDEVMSQRRNKNNGGAQYSAGYGGSSAPSGSYQNNYGSASNSSFRDVRNLIMAGRIADAEQILNGVPLGSRNAEWYFLKGSILYQRGWLEEAHNHFTRACQLDPNNLEYRAALNQSMNQRGGVYGGYNTSYGNGGCSSCDTCMGLLCADSCCECMGGDLIPCC; translated from the coding sequence ATGTCGGATCCGTATAAAATACTTGGGGTTTCTCCTGCGGCGACAGATGAACAGGTGAAGGCCGCTTACCGGGAGCTGGCAAAAAAATATCACCCGGATAACTATGCTGGCAGTCCGATCGCGGATCTGGCCGGAGAAAAGATGAAAGAAATCAACGAGGCTTATGATGAGGTCATGAGCCAGCGTCGTAATAAAAATAACGGTGGGGCGCAGTATTCCGCCGGGTACGGCGGCAGCTCGGCTCCATCCGGCAGCTACCAGAACAACTATGGCAGCGCGTCCAACTCCAGCTTCCGCGATGTACGGAACCTGATTATGGCGGGTCGAATTGCCGACGCGGAGCAGATTCTCAATGGGGTGCCTTTGGGCAGCAGAAACGCGGAGTGGTATTTTCTGAAAGGCTCGATCCTGTACCAGCGTGGCTGGCTGGAGGAGGCGCACAACCATTTCACCCGGGCCTGCCAACTGGACCCGAATAATCTGGAATACCGTGCGGCGCTGAATCAGTCTATGAATCAGCGCGGCGGCGTGTACGGCGGCTATAACACTTCTTATGGGAACGGCGGGTGCAGTTCGTGCGATACCTGCATGGGTCTGCTCTGCGCGGACTCCTGCTGTGAATGTATGGGCGGGGATTTGATTCCATGCTGCTGA
- the ligA gene encoding NAD-dependent DNA ligase LigA yields the protein MDAAKAKDEAARLRQEIQYHNQRYYEKDAPEIEDYEYDRLYRRLEDLEAEFPELITPDSPTQKVGARGMNQFAPVVHTVPLESLQDAFSEEEMADFDRRVRAVVPDPVYIVEPKFDGLSVALEYRNGVYERGSTRGDGLVGEDVTENIRTIRTVPKRLKGGPEFLEVRGEVYMAHSVFDELCAKQELNQEKPFKNPRNAAAGSLRQKDPRIAAQRKLNLFLFNMQQIQGVELKYHDESLEYLKKLGLPVTPFYRKCQTLEQVLEAIREIGGMRGSLEYSIDGAVVKVNSFEQRQLLGSTSKFPKWAQAFKYPPEEKPTKLLEIEINVGRTGVLTPTGLFDPVTLAGTTVSRATLHNQDFIAEKDIRVGDTVILRKAGDIIPEVVLVVSHEPGSQPYRIPQVCPACGSPAVRDDNESATRCTNPECPAQLLRHLIHFTSRDAMDMDGLGPAVLEQLVEKKRIASPADLYFLPMEQVRELERMGEKSAQNFADAIERSRQNDLYRLIYAMGIPHVGLKAAKLLAGHFHTMEKVVAATEEELAAIEGFGPIMAQSVRAYFDLSGTAHLLSRLKEAGVNMTAQSIALDLRLAGKTFVLTGTLPTLSRQEASELVERYGGKTSSSVSKKTAYLIAGEDAGSKLTKAQQLNIPILSEEEFLNMLK from the coding sequence ATGGACGCAGCAAAAGCAAAGGACGAAGCCGCCAGACTGCGGCAGGAGATTCAGTACCACAACCAAAGATATTATGAGAAGGATGCTCCGGAAATTGAAGACTATGAATATGACCGCTTGTATCGCCGCCTGGAGGATTTGGAAGCGGAATTTCCGGAGCTGATTACACCGGATTCTCCCACGCAGAAGGTTGGGGCCAGGGGGATGAACCAGTTCGCCCCGGTCGTTCATACTGTGCCACTGGAAAGTTTGCAGGACGCCTTTTCCGAGGAGGAGATGGCGGATTTTGACCGGCGGGTGCGCGCCGTAGTGCCAGACCCGGTCTATATAGTGGAACCGAAGTTTGATGGGTTGTCCGTTGCACTTGAATACCGTAACGGCGTCTATGAGCGCGGCTCTACGCGAGGTGACGGCCTGGTCGGCGAGGATGTCACGGAGAATATCCGCACCATCCGCACTGTGCCAAAACGCTTGAAAGGCGGCCCGGAGTTTCTGGAGGTGCGTGGCGAGGTCTATATGGCGCACAGCGTGTTTGACGAGCTTTGCGCAAAGCAGGAGCTGAACCAGGAAAAGCCGTTTAAAAATCCACGCAACGCGGCAGCCGGCTCTCTCCGGCAGAAGGACCCACGCATTGCGGCTCAACGGAAGCTGAATCTCTTCCTGTTTAATATGCAGCAGATTCAGGGCGTGGAGCTGAAGTATCACGACGAATCACTTGAGTACCTAAAAAAACTGGGTTTGCCGGTCACGCCGTTTTACCGTAAGTGCCAGACTCTGGAGCAGGTGCTGGAAGCCATCAGAGAAATTGGCGGGATGCGCGGCTCCCTCGAATATTCCATCGACGGCGCCGTGGTGAAGGTAAATTCCTTTGAGCAGCGGCAGCTGCTCGGCAGTACCTCTAAGTTTCCTAAATGGGCGCAGGCGTTTAAATATCCGCCGGAGGAAAAGCCGACAAAGCTGCTGGAAATTGAAATCAACGTAGGGCGAACAGGCGTTCTAACCCCCACCGGCTTGTTCGATCCGGTCACTCTAGCGGGCACTACCGTCAGCCGGGCCACGCTGCATAATCAGGATTTTATTGCAGAAAAGGATATTCGCGTGGGCGATACCGTCATCCTGCGCAAGGCGGGCGACATTATACCGGAGGTTGTTTTGGTGGTGTCTCATGAGCCGGGGAGCCAGCCGTACCGAATCCCACAGGTTTGCCCCGCGTGCGGCAGCCCCGCTGTGCGCGACGATAACGAGTCGGCGACGCGCTGCACGAATCCGGAGTGTCCCGCGCAGCTGTTACGCCACCTGATTCATTTTACGAGCCGCGATGCCATGGATATGGATGGCCTAGGCCCGGCTGTGTTGGAGCAGCTGGTCGAGAAAAAACGGATCGCTTCGCCTGCCGATCTCTACTTTTTGCCCATGGAGCAGGTGCGGGAGCTGGAACGCATGGGCGAAAAATCCGCTCAGAATTTCGCCGATGCGATCGAACGCTCGCGGCAAAATGATTTGTATCGCCTAATCTATGCCATGGGCATTCCCCACGTGGGCCTAAAGGCCGCAAAGCTGCTGGCCGGGCATTTCCATACCATGGAGAAGGTGGTTGCGGCCACCGAAGAAGAGCTTGCGGCGATCGAGGGCTTCGGGCCGATTATGGCCCAAAGCGTGCGCGCCTATTTTGATCTTTCGGGTACTGCGCATCTTTTGTCCCGCCTGAAGGAGGCCGGAGTAAATATGACGGCGCAAAGTATTGCGCTGGATTTGCGGCTGGCTGGCAAAACATTCGTTTTAACCGGAACGCTCCCAACTCTCTCCCGCCAAGAAGCTTCTGAGCTGGTAGAGCGTTATGGAGGGAAGACTTCATCCTCTGTCTCTAAAAAAACGGCGTATCTCATTGCGGGTGAAGATGCGGGAAGCAAGCTGACAAAAGCGCAGCAATTGAATATACCAATTTTGAGTGAAGAAGAGTTTTTGAACATGCTAAAATAA
- a CDS encoding DUF5685 family protein has product MFGYIKPQKSELLVREYEQYKGVYCSLCKQLGKSYGIMSRLTLSYDCTFLAMLMMARSETPCKMAPGRCVVNPMKKCPFCEGEYPELIFASALTVIMTYYKLRDDLKDPGWKSRFRALLLFPLSVRAHKKAVRDYPELEQVVADAMQLQEQTEQQESPPLDACAEPTAKMLSGVFSQLAEQGTPEFRVLEQFGYFLGRWVYLMDAADDIPKDLKENAFNPFIRDYGLTAESTQEQLQEAAAKCNQVLNMTVSQAMAAFRLLELAQFAPILNNIVCLGLPQMQKEFMLKMEKGKSNVGSV; this is encoded by the coding sequence GTGTTCGGTTATATTAAGCCTCAAAAATCCGAACTGCTTGTCCGGGAATATGAACAGTACAAAGGCGTTTATTGTTCTTTGTGCAAACAGTTGGGCAAAAGCTACGGTATTATGTCTAGGCTTACCTTAAGTTATGATTGTACGTTTTTGGCCATGCTGATGATGGCTCGCTCTGAGACTCCGTGTAAAATGGCACCGGGCCGGTGTGTGGTTAACCCGATGAAAAAATGCCCCTTCTGCGAGGGGGAATACCCTGAACTGATTTTTGCGTCGGCGTTAACCGTTATTATGACCTATTATAAGCTGCGGGATGATCTGAAAGATCCCGGCTGGAAATCCCGGTTTCGGGCCTTACTGCTTTTTCCGCTGTCTGTTAGGGCACATAAAAAGGCGGTGCGGGATTATCCCGAGCTGGAGCAGGTGGTGGCCGATGCAATGCAGCTGCAGGAGCAGACTGAGCAGCAGGAATCACCGCCACTGGATGCCTGTGCGGAACCGACCGCAAAGATGCTCTCCGGAGTGTTTTCGCAGCTGGCCGAGCAGGGTACGCCGGAATTTCGCGTTCTCGAACAGTTTGGGTATTTTTTAGGCAGGTGGGTGTATCTGATGGACGCAGCCGACGATATTCCGAAGGATTTAAAGGAAAATGCGTTTAATCCGTTTATTCGGGATTATGGACTGACGGCGGAGAGCACACAAGAGCAGCTGCAGGAAGCGGCCGCAAAGTGCAATCAGGTGTTGAACATGACGGTATCTCAGGCGATGGCCGCTTTCCGGCTTTTGGAATTGGCACAGTTTGCTCCAATTCTGAATAATATTGTTTGTCTTGGCCTGCCGCAGATGCAAAAAGAATTTATGCTGAAAATGGAAAAGGGGAAAAGCAATGTCGGATCCGTATAA